A region of Paraburkholderia largidicola DNA encodes the following proteins:
- the rnhB gene encoding ribonuclease HII, giving the protein MTSAASRRKASAKKAEQGGLDFSSPEDIVCGVDEAGRGPLAGPVVAAAVILDPSKPRIRGLDDSKALTAKKRDELYEKIIDRSLAYCVASASVEEIDALNILHATMLAMKRAVEGLKVSPTLAKIDGNRCPTLSIRSEAIISGDALVPCISAASILAKVTRDRMLLELHQMFPVYGFDAHAGYGTPQHLTALREHGPCEHHRRSFAPVREAHLRLGTGTRLPEGVIVVPPAAADDAFLADDSAPF; this is encoded by the coding sequence ATGACTTCGGCTGCGTCGCGCCGCAAGGCGTCCGCGAAGAAAGCGGAGCAGGGCGGCCTCGATTTCTCGTCGCCGGAAGATATCGTCTGTGGCGTCGACGAAGCGGGGCGCGGTCCGCTGGCCGGGCCCGTAGTGGCCGCCGCCGTGATTCTCGATCCGTCGAAGCCGCGCATTCGCGGCCTCGACGATTCGAAAGCCCTGACGGCCAAAAAGCGCGACGAACTCTACGAGAAGATCATCGACCGTTCGCTCGCATATTGCGTCGCGTCGGCTTCCGTCGAGGAAATCGACGCGCTGAATATCCTGCACGCGACGATGCTCGCCATGAAGCGCGCAGTCGAAGGGCTGAAGGTCTCGCCGACGCTGGCGAAAATCGACGGTAATCGTTGTCCGACGCTGAGCATTCGCAGCGAGGCGATCATCAGCGGCGACGCGCTCGTGCCGTGCATTTCGGCCGCGTCGATTCTCGCAAAAGTCACGCGCGACCGGATGCTGCTCGAACTGCATCAGATGTTCCCCGTATATGGTTTCGACGCGCACGCCGGCTACGGCACGCCACAGCATCTGACGGCGCTGCGCGAGCATGGTCCGTGCGAGCATCACCGACGCTCGTTCGCGCCCGTGCGTGAGGCGCATCTACGGCTCGGCACGGGTACCCGTCTGCCGGAAGGCGTGATCGTCGTGCCGCCCGCAGCCGCCGACGATGCCTTCCTCGCCGACGACAGCGCGCCGTTCTGA
- the ppsA gene encoding phosphoenolpyruvate synthase yields MTNAVNVAKDQAYVVPFEQLRMTDVEIVGGKNASLGEMISQLAEAGVRVPTGFATTALAFRDFLHHNNLTERIAQRLETLDVDDVKALAAAGKEIRQWIVDAPMQSRLEQEIRAAFETLSKSSPEELSFAVRSSATAEDLPDASFAGQQESYLNVVGIEDVLDRMKHVFASLYNDRAISYRVHKGFTHAEVALSAGVQRMVRSDVGAAGVMFTLDTESGFKDAVFITSSYGLGETVVQGAVNPDEFYVFKTTLAQNKYPIIRRSIGSKLIKMEFTKAGEEGRVKTVDVPHEQRNRFSITDEDVIELAKYAVIIEKHYQRPMDIEWGKDGRDGKIFILQARPETVKSQGGNKAEQRFKLKGQSQVLATGRAIGQKIGAGPVRVIHDPSEMERVQPGDVLVADMTDPNWEPVMKRAAAIVTNRGGRTCHAAIIARELGVPAVVGCGDASDVLKDGALVTVSCAEGDEGKIYDGLLETEVTEIQRGELPEIPVKIMMNVGNPQLAFDFAQLPNKGVGLARLEFIINNNIGVHPKAILEYPNIDQDLKKAVESVARGHASPRAFYVDKLTEGIATIGAAFYPKPVIVRLSDFKSNEYKKLIGGSRYEPDEENPMLGFRGASRYIAEDFAQAFEMECIALKRVREEMGLDNVEIMVPFVRTLKQAERVVGLLAKYGLKRGENGLRLIMMCEVPSNAILAEEFLQYFDGFSIGSNDLTQLTLGLDRDSGMELLAADFDERDPAIKFLLKRAIETCLRLDKYVGICGQGPSDHPDFAEWLTKEGIASISLNPDTIIETWQALAKVTK; encoded by the coding sequence ATGACTAACGCAGTTAACGTTGCTAAGGATCAGGCGTATGTAGTTCCATTCGAGCAGTTGCGAATGACCGACGTAGAAATCGTCGGCGGCAAGAATGCTTCGCTCGGCGAGATGATCAGTCAGCTCGCCGAAGCTGGCGTGCGCGTGCCCACGGGTTTCGCCACGACGGCGCTCGCATTCCGCGACTTTCTGCATCACAACAACCTGACCGAACGCATCGCCCAACGTCTTGAGACGCTCGACGTCGACGACGTGAAGGCGCTCGCCGCTGCAGGCAAGGAAATCCGTCAATGGATCGTCGACGCGCCGATGCAGTCGCGTCTCGAACAGGAAATCCGCGCAGCATTCGAAACGCTGTCGAAAAGCTCGCCTGAAGAACTGTCGTTCGCGGTCCGCTCGTCGGCAACGGCGGAAGACCTGCCGGACGCATCGTTCGCCGGTCAGCAGGAAAGCTACCTGAATGTCGTCGGCATCGAAGACGTGCTCGATCGCATGAAGCACGTGTTCGCGTCGCTGTACAACGACCGCGCCATCTCCTATCGCGTCCACAAGGGCTTCACGCATGCTGAAGTCGCGTTGTCGGCGGGCGTGCAGCGCATGGTGCGCTCGGACGTCGGCGCAGCAGGCGTGATGTTCACGCTCGACACCGAATCGGGCTTCAAGGACGCCGTCTTCATCACGTCGAGCTATGGCCTCGGTGAAACCGTCGTGCAAGGCGCGGTGAATCCGGACGAGTTCTACGTCTTCAAGACCACGCTCGCGCAGAACAAATACCCGATCATCCGCCGCTCGATCGGCTCGAAGCTCATCAAGATGGAATTCACGAAGGCCGGAGAAGAAGGCCGCGTGAAGACCGTCGACGTGCCGCACGAGCAGCGCAACCGCTTCTCGATCACCGACGAAGACGTGATCGAACTGGCGAAGTACGCGGTCATCATCGAAAAGCACTACCAGCGTCCGATGGACATCGAGTGGGGCAAGGACGGCCGCGACGGCAAGATTTTCATCCTGCAGGCGCGTCCCGAAACGGTGAAGAGCCAGGGCGGCAACAAGGCCGAGCAGCGCTTCAAGCTGAAGGGCCAGTCGCAGGTGCTGGCGACTGGCCGCGCGATCGGCCAGAAGATCGGTGCGGGCCCCGTGCGCGTCATTCACGATCCGTCGGAAATGGAGCGCGTGCAGCCGGGCGACGTGCTGGTCGCGGACATGACCGATCCGAACTGGGAACCGGTGATGAAGCGCGCAGCGGCGATCGTCACGAACCGCGGCGGCCGTACCTGCCACGCGGCGATCATCGCGCGTGAACTGGGTGTGCCGGCCGTGGTGGGTTGCGGCGACGCATCGGACGTGCTGAAGGACGGCGCGCTGGTGACGGTATCGTGCGCGGAAGGCGACGAAGGCAAGATTTACGACGGTCTGCTCGAAACGGAAGTGACGGAAATCCAGCGCGGCGAGCTGCCTGAGATCCCCGTCAAGATCATGATGAACGTCGGCAATCCGCAGCTCGCGTTCGACTTCGCGCAACTGCCGAACAAGGGCGTTGGTCTGGCTCGCCTCGAGTTCATCATCAACAACAACATCGGCGTTCACCCGAAGGCGATTCTCGAGTACCCGAACATCGATCAGGACCTGAAGAAGGCTGTCGAAAGCGTCGCGCGCGGTCATGCATCGCCGCGTGCGTTCTATGTCGACAAGCTGACGGAAGGCATCGCGACGATCGGCGCGGCGTTCTATCCGAAGCCCGTGATCGTGCGTCTGTCGGACTTCAAGTCGAACGAGTACAAGAAGCTGATCGGCGGTTCGCGCTACGAGCCGGACGAGGAAAACCCGATGCTGGGCTTCCGCGGCGCATCGCGCTATATCGCTGAAGACTTCGCGCAGGCGTTCGAAATGGAGTGCATCGCGCTCAAGCGCGTGCGTGAAGAGATGGGCCTCGACAACGTCGAGATCATGGTGCCGTTCGTGCGTACGCTGAAGCAGGCGGAGCGCGTGGTCGGGCTGCTGGCGAAGTACGGCCTGAAGCGTGGCGAAAACGGCCTGCGCCTGATCATGATGTGCGAAGTACCGTCGAACGCGATTCTCGCCGAAGAATTCCTGCAGTACTTCGACGGCTTCTCGATCGGTTCGAACGATCTGACGCAGCTGACGCTCGGCCTCGACCGCGACTCGGGTATGGAACTGCTGGCTGCGGACTTCGACGAGCGCGATCCCGCCATCAAGTTCCTGCTCAAGCGCGCGATCGAAACCTGCCTGCGTCTGGACAAATACGTCGGTATTTGCGGCCAGGGCCCGTCGGATCATCCGGACTTTGCCGAGTGGCTGACGAAGGAAGGCATCGCGTCGATCTCGCTGAACCCGGACACGATCATCGAGACCTGGCAGGCGCTGGCGAAAGTGACGAAGTAA
- a CDS encoding NfeD family protein, producing the protein MFQSGLFWWIGAGVLIVLELMHGTFYLLMVALGFVAAALARLAGADLTLQLGIAATVALAAMLLLRKSRFGRKTKTRAEAARNPDVNLDIGSTLTVPAWHDGHARTSYRGASWAVELAPGEPEDANLYEITALRGNCLIVVACRHAAARA; encoded by the coding sequence GTGTTCCAAAGTGGACTGTTCTGGTGGATCGGCGCGGGCGTGCTGATCGTGCTCGAACTGATGCACGGCACGTTCTATCTGCTGATGGTGGCGCTCGGCTTCGTTGCGGCGGCGCTGGCGCGGCTCGCAGGGGCTGATCTCACGCTGCAACTCGGCATCGCGGCGACCGTCGCGCTTGCGGCGATGCTCTTGCTGCGCAAATCGCGTTTCGGACGTAAAACGAAAACGCGCGCCGAAGCGGCGCGCAACCCCGACGTGAACCTCGATATCGGCTCGACGCTGACCGTGCCCGCGTGGCACGACGGACATGCGCGCACGAGTTATCGCGGCGCGTCATGGGCAGTCGAGCTCGCGCCCGGCGAGCCGGAAGACGCCAATCTCTATGAAATCACTGCGCTGCGGGGCAACTGCCTCATCGTCGTCGCGTGCAGGCACGCGGCGGCGAGGGCTTGA
- the lpxB gene encoding lipid-A-disaccharide synthase yields the protein MPLPTSPLRLAMVAGEPSGDLLAASLLDGLAARLPDTTQYFGIGGPRMIAKGFDAHFPMEKLSVRGYVEALKHIPEILGIRNELKRQLLAEPPSAFIGVDAPDFNFGLEHPLRDAGIPTIHFVCPSIWAWRGGRIKKIVKAVDHMLCVFPFEKALLEKSGVASTYVGHPLADEIPLEPDTAGARRALGLPESGPVIAVLPGSRRSEISLIGPTFFDAMELMLQREPGVRFVMPAATPALRELLKPLVEAHPKLPLTLTDGNAQVAMTAADAILVKSGTVTLEAALLKKPMVISYKVPWLTGQIMRRQGYLPYVGLPNILAGRFVVPEILQHFATPEALADATLTQLRDEANRRTLTEIFTEMHHVLKQNTAQRAAEAVVAVIEARRGRP from the coding sequence ATGCCGTTGCCTACCAGTCCGCTGCGGCTCGCAATGGTGGCCGGCGAGCCGTCGGGCGATCTGCTGGCGGCTTCGTTGCTGGACGGGCTCGCTGCCCGTCTGCCTGACACGACGCAGTACTTCGGCATTGGCGGCCCGCGCATGATCGCGAAGGGCTTCGACGCGCATTTTCCGATGGAAAAGCTGTCGGTGCGCGGTTACGTCGAAGCGCTGAAACATATTCCCGAGATTCTCGGCATCCGCAACGAACTGAAGCGGCAACTGCTGGCCGAGCCGCCGTCGGCCTTTATCGGCGTCGATGCGCCCGACTTCAACTTCGGCCTCGAGCATCCGCTGCGAGACGCGGGCATTCCGACCATTCACTTCGTCTGCCCGTCCATCTGGGCGTGGCGCGGCGGCCGCATCAAGAAGATCGTCAAAGCCGTCGACCACATGCTGTGCGTGTTCCCGTTCGAAAAGGCGCTGCTGGAGAAATCGGGCGTGGCGTCGACCTATGTCGGCCATCCGCTCGCTGACGAGATTCCGCTCGAACCCGACACGGCAGGCGCACGCCGCGCGCTCGGCCTGCCCGAAAGCGGACCGGTGATCGCCGTGCTGCCGGGCAGCCGTCGCTCGGAAATTTCGCTGATCGGCCCGACGTTCTTCGACGCGATGGAACTGATGCTGCAGCGCGAGCCGGGCGTGCGTTTCGTGATGCCCGCTGCGACGCCGGCGCTGCGCGAACTGCTCAAGCCGCTCGTCGAAGCGCATCCGAAGCTACCGCTGACGCTGACGGACGGCAACGCGCAGGTCGCGATGACGGCCGCCGACGCGATTCTCGTGAAAAGCGGCACGGTCACGCTGGAAGCGGCGCTGCTGAAAAAGCCGATGGTGATCTCGTACAAGGTGCCCTGGCTGACGGGGCAGATCATGCGCCGCCAGGGCTATCTGCCGTACGTCGGCTTGCCGAATATTCTGGCGGGGCGTTTCGTCGTGCCGGAAATCCTGCAGCACTTCGCGACACCTGAAGCACTGGCGGATGCCACGCTGACCCAGTTGCGCGACGAAGCAAACCGGCGCACGCTGACGGAAATCTTCACCGAGATGCATCACGTGCTCAAGCAGAACACTGCGCAGCGGGCTGCGGAAGCGGTCGTCGCCGTCATCGAAGCGCGCCGGGGGCGTCCATGA
- a CDS encoding TrmH family RNA methyltransferase, translating into MKAITSRDNPLYKRLKALAGSTHQQRKSGHALLEGFHLASAYLDVAGQPETCIVTEGALRHDEAQAIVARIEERRIVTLPDALFGQLSNVVNGVGMLLLVEKLDLPLPGRVTQGCIVLDGVQDAGNVGSILRSAAAAGIGHVFCAPGTAYAWSSKVLRSAMGAHFLLQIHEDVEPQTLIERLDAPVAITDSHGAQAIYDTNLSGPVAWVFGNEGAGVSQAWRDAVTYRVTIPQPGGMESLNVAAAAAVCLFEQCRQQRAAG; encoded by the coding sequence GTGAAAGCCATCACCTCGCGGGACAATCCGCTCTACAAGCGTCTGAAGGCATTGGCCGGTTCGACGCATCAACAGCGCAAGAGCGGCCATGCGTTGCTCGAAGGGTTTCACCTTGCGAGCGCGTATCTCGACGTCGCGGGCCAGCCGGAAACCTGCATCGTCACGGAAGGCGCGCTGCGCCACGACGAAGCGCAGGCAATCGTTGCGCGCATCGAGGAACGGCGCATCGTCACGCTGCCCGATGCGCTGTTCGGGCAACTGTCGAATGTCGTCAATGGCGTCGGCATGTTGCTGCTCGTCGAGAAGCTCGACCTGCCGTTGCCCGGGCGCGTGACGCAGGGCTGCATCGTGCTCGACGGCGTGCAGGATGCGGGTAATGTCGGTTCGATTCTGCGCAGCGCGGCGGCAGCGGGCATCGGGCATGTGTTCTGCGCGCCGGGCACTGCGTACGCGTGGTCGTCGAAGGTGCTGCGCTCGGCGATGGGCGCGCATTTTCTGCTGCAGATTCACGAGGATGTCGAGCCGCAGACGCTGATCGAACGGCTCGATGCGCCCGTCGCGATCACGGATTCGCATGGCGCGCAGGCGATCTACGACACCAATCTGTCGGGGCCTGTCGCGTGGGTGTTCGGTAATGAAGGGGCAGGCGTGTCGCAGGCGTGGCGCGACGCGGTGACGTACCGTGTGACGATTCCGCAGCCGGGCGGGATGGAGTCGCTCAACGTGGCGGCGGCTGCCGCCGTGTGTCTTTTCGAGCAGTGCCGGCAGCAACGCGCTGCCGGCTGA
- the lpxA gene encoding acyl-ACP--UDP-N-acetylglucosamine O-acyltransferase produces MSRIHPTAIIESGAQLDESVEIGPYAVVGAHVTIGARTTVGSHSVIEGHTTIGEDNRIGHYASVGGRPQDMKYKDEPTQLVIGNRNTIREFTTIHTGTVQDKGVTTLGDDNWIMAYVHIGHDCQIGSNVILSSNAQMAGHVIIGDYAIVGGMSGVHQFVRIGAHSMLGGASALVQDIPPFVIAAGNKAEPHGINVEGLRRRGFSPDAISALRSAYRLLYKNGLSLEEAKVQLRELASAGGDGDEPVRALVEFVEQSQRGIIR; encoded by the coding sequence ATGAGCAGGATTCATCCTACTGCGATCATCGAGTCGGGCGCGCAGCTCGACGAATCGGTCGAAATCGGACCGTACGCCGTTGTCGGCGCACACGTCACGATCGGGGCGCGCACGACCGTCGGTTCGCACAGCGTGATCGAAGGGCACACGACGATCGGCGAAGACAACCGGATCGGCCATTACGCGTCGGTCGGCGGACGTCCGCAGGACATGAAGTACAAGGACGAGCCGACGCAGCTCGTGATCGGCAACCGCAACACGATCCGCGAGTTCACGACGATCCACACGGGCACCGTGCAGGACAAGGGTGTCACGACGCTCGGCGACGACAACTGGATCATGGCCTATGTGCATATCGGCCACGACTGCCAGATCGGCAGCAATGTGATCCTGTCGAGCAACGCGCAGATGGCGGGCCATGTGATCATCGGCGATTACGCGATCGTCGGCGGCATGTCGGGCGTGCATCAGTTCGTGCGGATCGGCGCGCATTCGATGCTGGGCGGCGCGTCGGCGCTGGTGCAGGACATACCTCCGTTCGTGATTGCGGCGGGCAACAAGGCGGAGCCGCACGGTATCAACGTCGAAGGGCTGCGCCGCCGTGGCTTCTCGCCGGATGCGATCTCGGCGCTGCGCTCGGCCTACCGTCTGCTGTACAAGAACGGCCTGTCGCTCGAAGAGGCGAAGGTGCAGTTGCGCGAGCTCGCCTCGGCGGGCGGCGACGGCGACGAGCCGGTACGCGCGCTCGTCGAATTCGTCGAGCAGTCGCAGCGCGGCATCATCCGCTAA
- the ppsR gene encoding posphoenolpyruvate synthetase regulatory kinase/phosphorylase PpsR, which produces MPPTVFIVSDGTGITAETFAHSILSQFDQKFRLVRVPFVDSTEKAYATLEKINEAAHHEGRRPIVFTTLVNSASNQIVKDSNALVLDMFQTFVEPLEQELELKSSHAMGRGHQNADTEEYKNRIEAINFSLAHDDGQSNRNLEEADVILVGVSRSGKTPTSLYLAMQYGVKAANYPLIPEDFERGKLPTPLLAHRTKMFGLSIDPQRLSEIRNERRPGSKYAALENCRYEINEAETMMRREGVKWLSSTHKSIEEIATTILQEIKLDRSSY; this is translated from the coding sequence ATGCCGCCCACCGTATTCATCGTCTCCGACGGTACCGGGATTACTGCCGAAACCTTCGCGCATTCGATCCTCTCCCAGTTCGACCAGAAGTTCCGTCTGGTCCGCGTGCCCTTCGTCGATTCGACGGAAAAGGCCTACGCCACGCTCGAAAAGATCAACGAAGCCGCCCATCACGAAGGCCGCCGCCCGATCGTCTTCACGACGCTCGTGAACAGCGCGTCGAACCAGATCGTGAAGGATTCGAACGCGCTCGTGCTGGACATGTTCCAGACCTTCGTCGAGCCGCTCGAACAGGAACTGGAGCTGAAGTCGAGCCACGCGATGGGCCGTGGCCACCAGAACGCCGACACCGAGGAATACAAGAACCGGATCGAGGCGATCAACTTCTCGCTCGCGCACGACGACGGCCAGTCCAATCGCAATCTGGAAGAAGCGGACGTGATCCTCGTCGGCGTGTCGCGCAGCGGCAAGACGCCGACCAGCCTGTACCTGGCGATGCAGTACGGCGTGAAGGCCGCAAACTATCCGCTGATTCCCGAAGACTTCGAGCGCGGCAAGCTGCCGACACCGCTGCTCGCGCATCGCACGAAGATGTTCGGTCTGTCTATCGATCCGCAGCGGCTTTCGGAAATCCGCAACGAGCGGCGCCCCGGCAGTAAATACGCGGCGCTCGAGAACTGCCGCTACGAGATCAACGAAGCCGAGACGATGATGCGGCGGGAAGGGGTCAAGTGGCTCTCGTCGACGCACAAGTCGATCGAGGAAATCGCGACGACGATCCTGCAGGAAATCAAGCTGGATCGGTCGTCGTATTGA
- the fabZ gene encoding 3-hydroxyacyl-ACP dehydratase FabZ encodes MSTEKINLDIHKILTLLPHRYPILLVDRVLELEPHKSIKALKNVSINEPYFMGHFPKRPVMPGVLILEALAQTAALLTFAEEPHDPDNTLYLFVGIDNARFKRVVEPGDQLILNVTFERHMRGIWKFKARAEVDGQVAAEADLMCAVRQTDSE; translated from the coding sequence ATGAGCACCGAAAAAATCAATCTCGACATTCACAAGATTCTCACGCTGCTGCCGCACCGCTATCCGATCCTGCTGGTCGATCGGGTGCTCGAACTCGAGCCGCACAAGAGCATCAAAGCGCTGAAGAATGTGTCGATCAACGAACCGTACTTCATGGGTCACTTCCCGAAGCGCCCGGTCATGCCTGGCGTGCTGATTCTGGAAGCGCTCGCGCAGACGGCAGCGCTCTTGACCTTCGCGGAAGAGCCGCACGATCCCGACAACACGCTGTACCTGTTCGTCGGCATCGACAACGCGCGCTTCAAGCGGGTCGTCGAGCCGGGCGACCAGCTGATCCTGAACGTCACATTCGAGCGCCATATGCGCGGCATCTGGAAGTTCAAGGCGCGCGCGGAAGTGGACGGCCAGGTCGCGGCCGAAGCCGACCTGATGTGCGCGGTGCGCCAGACGGACAGCGAGTAA